From a region of the Synechococcus sp. PCC 7502 genome:
- a CDS encoding DUF2232 domain-containing protein: MSKSRNSTLAMVETAFLASTTGIIFLINYYFPLGPFLRMLYPIPIALGYLRWGQRCAWMTMTVTVLLLTILMGPTRSIQFLIPHGLMAVMLGFLWKRRSPWVVTLTFGTLAGAAGVGFQFWLLSALLGENLWAYSTIQVTELIRWGFQLVGSLEQPELWLIQTMAIAGIVIANFAYMILVHVAAWLLCDRLGNPISPPPEWLQALVE, from the coding sequence ATGTCTAAATCTCGTAATTCTACTTTAGCAATGGTAGAGACCGCCTTCCTTGCCAGCACTACGGGTATTATTTTTTTAATCAATTACTATTTCCCCCTAGGTCCATTTTTAAGAATGCTCTATCCGATTCCCATTGCCCTTGGTTATTTACGCTGGGGACAACGGTGTGCATGGATGACGATGACAGTGACGGTATTACTGCTAACTATTTTGATGGGTCCAACCCGCAGCATTCAGTTTTTAATTCCCCACGGATTAATGGCAGTGATGTTAGGTTTTTTGTGGAAACGGCGATCGCCTTGGGTGGTAACTTTAACCTTTGGTACCCTAGCAGGTGCAGCAGGCGTCGGATTTCAATTTTGGTTACTATCGGCACTATTGGGTGAAAATCTCTGGGCTTACAGTACGATCCAAGTTACGGAATTAATTCGGTGGGGTTTTCAGCTGGTAGGTTCTTTAGAACAGCCCGAACTATGGTTAATTCAAACGATGGCGATCGCTGGCATTGTCATTGCTAATTTTGCCTATATGATCTTGGTTCATGTTGCTGCTTGGTTACTATGCGATCGCTTGGGAAATCCGATCAGCCCTCCCCCCGAATGGTTACAGGCACTTGTAGAGTAA
- the lgt gene encoding prolipoprotein diacylglyceryl transferase produces the protein MLVFTSPGAVAVQLGSFSVRWYGLLIAIAVIIGTVLAQRLASRRGVNPDLIGDLVIWLVVGAIPMARAYYVAFTWDRFQDQPWVPIIGGASVPRMFAIWEGGIAIHGAIIGGVIAATIFAKLNKLSVWQLADLCMPSLILGQAIGRWGNFFNSEAFGVPTDLPWKLFIPPDKRPSQFYAEPYFHPTFLYESLWNLMVFGILITVFNKFPQAKRGTMVMVYLISYSLGRVWIEGLRTDSLMFGSLRIAQIISLSAIALGVIGLWWLYGRNGRFWDTENMMSSGKS, from the coding sequence ATGCTAGTTTTTACCTCTCCCGGTGCTGTTGCTGTCCAATTAGGAAGTTTTTCAGTGCGATGGTATGGTTTATTAATAGCGATCGCTGTAATTATTGGTACGGTTCTAGCACAAAGACTAGCAAGCCGTCGAGGTGTGAATCCCGATTTAATCGGCGACTTGGTAATTTGGTTGGTAGTGGGAGCAATTCCCATGGCTAGGGCTTACTATGTGGCTTTTACTTGGGATCGGTTTCAGGATCAACCTTGGGTGCCAATTATTGGCGGTGCCTCTGTGCCCCGAATGTTTGCGATCTGGGAAGGCGGGATTGCCATTCATGGAGCTATTATCGGTGGCGTAATTGCGGCGACTATTTTTGCCAAGCTCAATAAATTATCAGTATGGCAGTTGGCGGATTTATGTATGCCGTCCTTAATTTTGGGACAGGCGATCGGGCGGTGGGGTAACTTTTTTAATTCCGAAGCTTTTGGGGTGCCTACGGATTTACCTTGGAAATTATTTATTCCTCCCGATAAACGTCCATCCCAATTTTATGCTGAGCCTTATTTTCATCCTACTTTTTTATATGAATCTCTGTGGAACCTGATGGTATTTGGCATCTTAATCACCGTATTTAACAAATTTCCCCAAGCAAAGCGAGGTACGATGGTGATGGTTTACCTAATAAGCTATAGTTTAGGGCGGGTGTGGATTGAAGGCTTGCGGACGGATAGTTTGATGTTCGGTTCTTTGCGGATTGCTCAAATAATTAGTTTGTCGGCGATCGCACTAGGAGTCATTGGTTTATGGTGGTTGTACGGACGCAATGGCAGATTTTGGGATACAGAAAATATGATGAGTTCAGGGAAGTCATAG